The Leishmania panamensis strain MHOM/PA/94/PSC-1 chromosome 19 sequence genome contains the following window.
CACCACGGGGCGCCTCCAGTACAGCAGCATCGACTCCCAGCGTCATCGCCAAAACGAcacctctccctcatctCCATCCCTTCTGCGGTTCTTCCAAGCGAAAAAATCAGGAGTCATTATCGTAGCACACAACGCACCCGAGCTTGAAGAGAGCGATACACAGACGCGACGTCTGGCTGAGCCTTTCTCTTGTCTCTGCACGTGCCACATAGACAGGCAatacgcccccccccctccctacacacacacacaaaaggagAGAGTCGACTTCCGCATTCACATTCGCATCCTGCGCTCGAAAAGCAACACACCGCAGTACACTTCAGCGCATAGATTGAGTCCCCGTTGCCCGCAGCTTGCCGCTCCTTAGGCCAGAAAATGGACACCCGCAAGTCGACGAGCCTGCTTGATGGCTTCCTGTCGTCGCTGTCCATGATTCTTGTGAGCGAGATTGGGGACAAGACCTTCTTCATCGCGTGTCTCATGGCGATGCGTCACCCAAAGCTGACGGTATACATTGGCGCGCTCGGTGCCCTCGCTGCAATGACGGTATTGTCGGCACTGATGGGCGTAGTGGTGCCAAACCTGCTCTCTGTACAGGTGACACAGATGTTGGCTGTGGTGCTCTTTATGGTGTTCGGCGGCAAGATTCTTTACGACGAGCTGATTCGAAGGAAGGCTAAtgacgaagagagcgaggacgAGATGTCggaggctgcagcggcttTGCGCCGTCGCGACCCGAACGATCCGGCCGAGACCGGTAGCGTGGCGTCGTCCACCTACATGAGCGTGCCGGCTCGTCGCTGGCGCACGCTGCTGAACCCTGTCATGGTAGAGGCGTTCACGCTAACCTTCGTTGCCGAATGGGGAGACCGTAGCCAGCTGGCCACCATTGCGTTGGCCGCCGCGAAGAGCCCGTACGGCGTCACCGTCGGCGGTATTCTCGGCCACGCCATCtgcaccggcggcgctgttcTGTGCGGTAACCTCATCGCACAACGCGTGTCCATGAAGACAGTGAACGTTCTTGGTGGCGTGCTCTTCATCATCTTCGGTCTTGTAACCTTTTACGAGCTGGCGAATGGAGAGCATGAGATCACCAAGACCCACGAGCTCCCCGAGAAGATGCAGTAGTCAGTGTGGAACGGgtgagcgcgcgcacacacacacacacattcgcACGTACACCTTAAGGCTTAAGGGCGGGACTTCACAAGGGCATGAAAGAATTATGTTTGTGtgtcacctcctctttccctttgctTATTCAGCgttttctgctgctctcgatTGTGGGTTTGTGATGGccacgcctcctctttctgttcttgtgtgtgtgtgtgtgtttatggtgtttgctctccctctctcgttctttcCGTTGGTGGTGATGTTGTTCATCGGGGCGCGttcacccaccccacccttcTGCCTCTGCTCACCTCGTCATCGCTACTTACCTCCTCTGGGCTCTCCCTCACCTTCATCCTCCCCGTCCCTCTTccgtccttttttttcttctcgttATGTACGTGCAACATTTATTCGCTTTAATACGGCAACGCGTCTCCCTGTTCCGCCGTTCAGGTGCGTACCTCCGCCTTGTTTTCTGCTTCTCATCGCTTTCTTCCTCAGTAATGGATGAAAAATGACGGAGAGCAAGCGTGCGTGAGGGGGGGATCTGTGCaagagtgggaggaggagagtgacTGTGCACGCGccagtgtgtgtgcatgtgtgcgcataagagagggaggaaagaggcgttCATGTGTGCACCCGCCCTAACGCCCAGATGTCGTTAGCTTCACATTATACACAGATGCGCACAACACAGGAGTCTTGATTAAAGCGTAGCTCAACTCACGCAGTGAAAAGAAGAACGACAGGCGCGAACTTGACGAGGGTGCAACACAGCACGGGCTCTTGGTTGGAAGCAGTGACTGATGAGCGCTTTTCAGATTGACTCACCTCGACATCTGTGCATGCATCAGCGTGCCGCAACTactccacctcttccagTACACGCCACGTGCGCCTGCTTGGTGATCTCACCATTCCGCTTCCGTGTTGCGACATGTGCTATGCGCGGAGCCCACTTTCTTTTGGTTTGCCTCACCTCCGCGGTCGTATGTAAGTAGGGCGGTTGCGTGTTGGCTGTTCCTGTGGATGCGTCTGTCGgtgttgctcttcttcgcccccccccccccctctgtctctcgTCTTGCATCTTTAGAGATGCCCACTTTtccagctgctgtgggagtgtgtgtgtgtgtgtgtgtgcatatCCGCCCGTATGTTGAAGTTAGGAAGGGCGGATGTTTTCACGCCGGTGGTCGTCGTGGTgtggcaaagaaaagaatgAACGCAGCTCGCGCGCGAGAGTGTGCAGGTGCGATAGCTCTTGCCTTTCCGCCGGGCGCTTATAGGTATGTCTAAGCTCTCTTCGTTTCTCCTCATTCGTTTTCTTGTTCTTACCGCATCTCTGTCTGCTGGATTCATTCCTCGCCACTGTTGTGTAGGTCTACTCGACTTGCGAGTCTCTGACTTCTCGTCTGCATGTTTATGTTGGTGGTAGCTGGTGCCCGGCGTGCCTGCGTGATGTGGCTGCTGGAAGACTGATGTCCTCAGTGGAGGCCACTTGTCAGGCCTACAATTCTCTTTGATCGTTAGGTTTCTCTGTTGTAACGCCCCCCCCTGATGACGATGGCAAGGGgcacacctcagtgcgtggtatcGGTTTCCAGtgcccactctgtgtggtgCGGCCAGGCAGctcccctatccctgccgATGCCGAACCACgtctggcggtggcagggccaaGTGCCTACGGcgcggggaggtcagagcggtgcatcgctgctgatgtcggcgacTCTGTGACTGGCCGGCGCTAGagcggagcggcctgcgaccgTGAAGGCGCTTGTAGCGTCCATGTGGTGGGCCGAGCGTCGGCGTGACTCCAGCAGACCTCACGCGGCCCCCGCTGTCCCAGTGGTGCGGGGAGTCCGCGCCgccccgagggatgcacggCGTGGAGACCGGCatgatgggagcggctgtgaggcggcctgcgcgGCGAGGGGTGGGCCGAGTctgaggcagcggcggtgctcgggtggctgagtcggcgcattgctgtaagGGCGtgtgcacagctgcgccgcaccgcacgcggtgggcctgtggcTGGCCGGCGCTAGAGCGGAGTGTGGTTGATGTTGTGTGGCAGGGTCTGCATGTTGAGAATGAGGTGCCACAGGAGGGGTTGAAGATGCAAAAATAGGTGATGGGAATCGGGAAAGTGGAGAGACGAGCGGGAAAGGGCAGCACGCCGTCATTTGCGTTCTCTCTGCGCCTTTTATTTGTGTGCTCCGCTTTGTTTCCCAGCATCgagggcgtgtgcgtggcgtctcccccactctcttctccctcgtctTCCTTCTGATCATCGGTGtcttctccacccacccgccctcttctcccaccGGTGGCGTAGTTGTACGTAAAGACTAATGGTGACGATGCGTCGGGGATATTGCGCTCATATTTAGGGAAACTCGAATAACGATGGACACTCAGCGCACTCGCTGCCGCATCTCCGTGTctcgcctccttcctcctaCCATCCCGCTTAGAATTCGCTATGCAATTCGGACTGGATTATCAGGAATAAAAAAAGCAAAGGGTGCTGCTTTCGgtgtagtgtgtgtgtgtgtgggtgtgggtgggtgtgtattTCGTCCGTTCTTTGTTTCTGGATCGCTCACAGCAGACGCGCACCCACGTACTCCttcaccctctctttctcttcctctgctgctccctctctcctgaTTTCTCCATCGCCCACCACCCCGCTTCACTTACCCATGCGCACATGCCGCACGTGCGCTGGCGTGCTGAACCGCaggtgtctgcgtgtcttTGTTTCTCGGCAGCTGCCTTCGCTACTCATCGTGAAGGCGGTTTCCCATTTCAAGAAACGAGACTCACCTCAtcaccccccttccccccccccaaaaaaaaatactCGAGTTGGCGAGCGCGGGCTGCACTCCACCCTCCACGTTAGCAGCAGAAACCACACAGACCCCATCGAGGCTACTGCGTGCAGATCATCGCCAGTGTTTCCActgcctctcgctcgctctcttttgtAGCCTCCGCCCCCCATCCTGCTTTCCCGGCGTGGGGTTTTGTTGAGTGGCGCGATTGTGGTTGTTGTGGTtttgaagaagagaggcttCGCTTTCCCTCGCGGAGagagcgcccccccccccccacctctttcCAAGTATCCTTTCCATACGTAGAACGAAATATTTCCTGCTTTAGTCTTGCCATGACTGAGATAACCGCTGCCAACCGCGGTAAAGTGAACGAGATGTGGCTGAACGCGGCTGCCGACGGGAAGAgcgaagctgccgccgcgccaccaccgacgcAGCACACGAAGCTGTGCTTCAACACATGCCGCCAGGAGCAGTATCACCCAAACAAGGGGTACCGGCACCTCGCGCGAAAACTGCGGCAAGGCGGCACGGTAGACATGAACAAGGAGGATATCACGCTGGACCGCTTGAGCGCCAACGACATCGTCCTCTTCCCTGCGCCACAGACGCCCTTCTCCGAGGGGGACATCAAGGTAATTCGGCAGTACGTGGAGGGCGGTGGTTCTGTCATGATCCTCCTAGGCGACGGCCACGGGGGGCAGTACTCCTACCTCAATAAGGCTCTCGAGGACTGGACAGGGATTACCATCAACGAGGATTGCGTCGTGCGCACAGTGTTGCACCGCTACCTGCATCCTAAGGAGGTACGGGTGACCAATGGCATCACGAACCGCGCTATCAACAAGGCTGCTGGGAAGAACGTGTTCGGCGCTGTGGGCGGAttgccgcgcagcgccttcGGTGGCGGGGCGGGCAGTGCGGTGGCAAAGGGCACCACGTCCACCATGGGCCTCGGCTCTACACTTACGACGCTCAACCGTACGCTCGGTGGTGGGCAGGCAACAAATGCGACGCTACTCGCGCAGGGTCCCCCTGCGGGTGGCACGGTGGCCATGGCTGGCGAGGAGGCCGAGCAGGAGGCCACCAGTTTGGTCTTTGTGTATCCGTACGGCCTCACCTTCAACGTACAGCGACCTGCCATTccgctgctcagcagcggcttcaTGGCGTACCCGCTGAACCGCCCGATCGCGGCGGCGTGGGAGTGCCCAAAGGTGGTCGAGCACCTTGGCCGTCAGAAGCAGGGGAGGTTGCTGCTGATCGGAACGGCGCAACTCTTCGATGACGCCTGGAttgagaaagaggagaacagCGCGCTCGCCTCTGTCCTCTTTGACTACCTCAACCACAGGCTGAAGCTGAACCAGATCGACGCCGACGAACCGGATATTACAGACTATCATCACCTACCCGACACTGCCTCCCTTTCCGAACGGTTGCGCGTGGCTGTAGAGCAACACGAGGAGCTGCCCCGTGATTTTACGCAGCTGTTCGAGCTAGACTCATTCAAGATCGACACGGACAAAATACCGGATGTAGTGGACACTTACTCAAAGCTGTCAGTGAAGGTCGAGCCGCTGACACTAATCCCGCCAGAGTTCCAgacgccactgccaccggtGAAGCCCGCGGTTTTCGAGGCGATTCACCGCGACCCACCTGCTCCAGGCCTGGATCTCTTCGACCTGGACGAGGAGTTCGCGCCAGAGCGGGTGCGACTCAGCCAGCTCACGAATAAATGCAAGGCGGACGACGTGGAGTACTACATATtgcaggcggcggaggtgatgggAGTGACGAAGAAGCTGCGCAGCCCGCGCAACCGTGACCCGCGCGCGTTGCTCGACTACGTGTTCCGCCAGGTAGTAGACTATAAGAAAGTAAACAACGGCCCCGTCGCGTCGCAGGAGGCCAGACTTGGTGGCACCACCGGGGAGGCCGGGGCAGAtaacgccgctgccgctgccgctgctcagaACATGATGCGTGTGATTCGCGTCAGCAACGACGGCACCGGTGACGCAACCCCGTTCGATGAGAATCCTCGCTGGAGCCTCTATCTGGAGGCGGACTTTGCCAAGGGTACCATCGAGGGTCACCTTCAACTGCTGCGAGACTCGAGTCGCTTCGGTGCACAAGAGGCGCGTATCGAGGGCGACATCAAGCCACCAGGTGAGCGTGAGTACCCGATGGAATGGGGCGTCGTGCTAGACGCCGTCAATGGAGAGCAAATTATCTACGTGTTTTTAGCAGTCATTCAAGGCAACCAGTTGCGCGGCGTGTGTGAGCagggtggcagtggcggtggcaacaCCCGCAACTTCCTCTAtacgctggaggagctgtaGCGCAGAAGGGGCGTTTGGAGGAGCGTAATTCGCCCTCGTTTTCCCCCTAGCGAGCGCAGTTTTTGTTGTCGTTGCTCTCTTGTCTCGCTGCTGACATTAtcgttgcgtgtgtgtccccttccccctcccttcgcggagtctcccctccttccctttctcctcctaCATTGGATGTCGCTCTCGCAGTTCTGTGCATCCTGCGGGGCTGTGCACGCGCCGTGGTTGGGCTGGTACATGCGGGTGCATGCCGCCCCTTCCTTGTTCTCCGCCTGCCCgcctatgtgtgtgtgtgtgtgtgtgtgtgtgtgacggcGTGTGGCAAAGCCACTCAAAGACGGTAGAGAAGGGAAACGAGTTGGGCGGGTGGTgatgaagaggggaaggggggcgggggacaCTGCATGATGTGGCGGGAGGGGGCGCTTTCATTTTCTGATGTAGAGAGGAGGGCTCGCCACCCCCACACGGATCCATGAGCACGTAAGCAGTGGACAGGGAGATGATGGAGGCATCCTCCCAAGGGGGGACGAGGACGTACAAGGCCAGAAAGAATAAGAAAGAGGATACAACTCAACAAGCAACATCAACAGAGTCGCTGCAAGCGTTTGCCGATTGTATAACGGGGCGGGCACAACCGCTGGGATGACGGCGGTCGCCGCCGGACCAGGTGCGGCTGCTACCGGTGTGGCGTCGTGGAAAGAAGTGATGCCAGTAATGGCGGCACTTTGTGGGTTGGGGTGGGAGAGCGGTGGGGCAACGGTGAAGACGACCGTAGCCCCTTTCGTGGCTTCTtattcctctttttctcatGTTCATTCATGCACCCGCCAGCGATTCAGTTACGCCTGCTACTCTCTCCGTTGATTCTCGACCCGTTGCCCGGTCACATCGCCTTCATCCCCCTTCTATTGGTGTTTCTCACAAgaggaaacaaacaaacaagcaaacgaAGCGCATACGTCCAGGAGTCGAACCGGGAGTAACCCCACAgccttcctccaccgcctcacgAGGAGCTTCAGCTAGAAACCGCGTCCGTCACAAGGCAGCACGTATAACacaagcgaaagaagaacaaCCCAGGAGGGGCCCTCACAAGAAGCGCCCTCGTCCCTATCTATCCGTGTCTCTACCACCTTCTCGCTCGCCACGTGACGGCCTCGTATCGGAAGGCCAGCTCAGAgccaccccctctctgggccacacacacgcacacaccggcaTAGAcacgcgtttttttttttttgagaGACCAGATGCGGCTCAACATCACATCTGCGAAGGAGCGCCACAGCGAGGCGTGCACAACTGTCGCTGTTTCCCTAAACGGCGACATTATCAGTGGTAGCGACGACTTCACTGTTCGTCGGTGGAACGCCAATGGGGAGGCTCTAGGGGTGGTGAAGGAGTTCGAAAGCTGTGTAACCTTCCTGACATGGGTTCCGACGGCAGGGCGTGGGGCGCGTCTGGCCcgtggcgcggcagcggagacgcGTGAGGGGCGCGACAACTGCCTTGTAGCGTGCGCCGATGGCAGTTTTTCCTTTCTGAACACGGCGAGCGGGCGAGTCGAGCGGACCATCGAGGCGCACATCGGCAGCATTACGGCTACGGTCTACGCCGCTGACGGCTCCTCCATCATTACGGCCGGCGAGGACGGGTGCGTGAAGGTGTGGTCGCAGGCCGGGATCCCTCGCACGACTCTCGCCAACGTGGGCCGGTGCATCAACGCGCTGTGCTGGGGCAAGGAGGCGACCGAGCTGGGCGGCGACTGCGTTCTGTACGccgtcggcagcgacgtggTCATCAAGCCTCTGAACCCCGCCATGAAGAAGCAGATCAAGTGGAAGGCGCACAAAGGTGTCGTACTGTGCGCGGACTGGTCGCGCATGAGCGGCATGATCGTGACGGGTGGCGAGGACGGCGTGTATAAGGTGTGGGACCCGCATGGCTGCAGCATCTTTGTCTCTGCCGCTGGCGAGCACCCCATCACATCTGTGCGCTTTGCCGCAGATGGCGAGAGCTTCGCTGTCGGCTCCTTCATgaacgtgcgcgtgtgtgacAAGACTGGCTGGAGCCACTCGTACGAGCGCACCACCGAGGGCAGCGCAATGGCACTAGACTGGATGCCAGATGGCACGCAGATGATTCTCGGCAACGGCACTGGTGCGCTTAGCATTGCCCAGATTGTTGACCGCAAGGTGAGCTGGGGCCCGTACAGCGTCACCCTTCTCGATAGCCGACGGCTTACCGTGCAGGATGTGGTCAAGGACACAGTGCAGGAGATTGAGTTAGCAGACAAGGTCATCAAGGTAGAGCTGGGCTGCGGCTACCTGGTCGTGTGCACAACGacacagtgctgctgctactccaTGGACCGCTTGAACGCACCTGTGCAGTTTGACTTGCGCGACCCCGTCATCTCGATCATTCTGGGACTACGCCAGTTCCTGCTGGCCGACTGCAGTCAAGGGCTGCAAGTGTTCTCGTACGAGGGCCGCCAGATCAGCGTGCTGCGTCTGCAGGTCGCTCTGAAGCCGGATATAATGACGATAAACCTGCTCTCGCTGTCCCCGGACACGGTTGCGATGCGTGACCCGGCCGACGCCAGTCACATCCTCTTCTTCGACGTCAGCAGTGGCAAACTCTTCGACGACGCCTCCGTAGCCCACCATCTCGACATCGTGTCGGTTCACCTCTCGCAGTCGGGCTCCCTACACGACCGCAAGATCGCTTTCATTGACCGCAACAACGACTTGTATTTTGGCCCAGTGCACACCAAGCTTGGCTTCCATAAGCTGTCAACGATGACGACCAGCGTATCATGGCACGACGCCCACGAGAccctcgtcgccatcgccgacgGTCACTTCGCAACGTGGTACTACCCCTCCACCATCTTCACTGATCGCGACTTGCTGTCACTCACCAAGACCGTGCGTGATGACGGCCATGCCGAGTTCACGCGGAACGACCGCATCACGCATTTCCATCACACCCGCGTCctggtgcggcgcggcggcgacggcgctctgctgacgctgccTGTCTCACCGTACCCAGTGATGATCTTCCAGCTTGTCACGCAGAAGAACAACTGGGAAGGCGCCACCCGACTTGCGCGGTTCCTAAAGGACCAACTACTGTGGGCGGTGCTGACCGCGCTAGCGCTGCGAGCCGGCGAGCTGAACGTGGCCGAGATCGGCTACGGTGCTCTCAGCGACTTGGCCAAGGTGCGGTACATTCATTACATCAAGGGCATCCCGACTCCGGAGGCGCGACAGGCGGAGCTTGCActgctccagcaccgccctgccgaggcggagcgcaTCTTGCTGCAGGCCGGCCTCGTCTATCGCTGCATCGACATGTGCACGCGTCTGTTCAGGTGGGAGCGGGCGTTGGAGATTGCAAAGGAGCGCAAGACGCACCTGGACACGGTGCTGGGCCGCCGGGAGCGCTACTTGCAGGAGGTCTCGCAGAAGGAGACGCTTGCCCCGTTCAAGGATCTGTCCGGCAAGGTGAAGATCGACTGGGCAGTGATtgaggagaaggtgaagcagGAGGCCGCCAAGGAGTTGGAGCGGCCAAATGCAAGGCCGTACGCGTAGAGCATCACGCCGCCCATGTCAAGTGCACTGCAACCGGAGTGGGTCATGCGGTGTCGCTACCGCGGCCAGTGGCCGTGCCAAAATTGCTTCGGCGTGATTGTCACCGTTGTCGACCACCCCTCCATGTTCTCTGCATGTGGCGCAAGTGCAGTTTCGATGTAAACGTTAGAGTGCCCATGAACCGCCTCCCCACACCTTCTTGTGTGCTCGTCTTGTCGCTTCtgtgcccgtgtgtgtgtatcggGGAGAGCCCGCagggtggtggggtggggagggtgTGACTGTgccgtgtgtatgtgtgtgtggagggggggtcgCGTGTGTAGGCCCACAGGGGCTCAAGATGCAAGCCGAACCTACGCGCGCTTTTATACGAgagccgtcgccgccgccacggccaaGTAGAGGACTGCAAAAGGCGAGAGAAATGACGCCTAGCTGATGGAAGCGACACAGATACGCAGGGGCGACAAATGCCCCACCCCCGACCCCgctcgttctcctcctctctcttccccccccccccacccaagAGAGACGAAAGGCGATTGATATGATTCCAGTGCATCTCCCTCCTCGCGTTTCACCTCACCCATCTCTGTTTCTTCTGTGTTGCATGCGTGGGCTGTCGATGGCCACGTCCGCGACACTCTGCAACCCAGCGTgtcttcctctgctgtgctgAGCAGTGCGCGCATTACACCAGGTGAGTTTCGatccacacacaaacactgCTGAGACAAGTTGAGTCGTTCACTTGTTCActgcgctcctctctctctctctctctctctctttcaagGAAGAGTTGCCATTGCACAATCGCATTGCTCATCTCATTACGTCCACCGGTCTTTTCGGCCGTCTCTTGCCTGCACTTCAGCATCACCTTCTTCCAtcgccaccccacccaccaaTTAACAGAAGTGACCAAGGACGTAAGGGGTGAGTCTCCACATCCACTGCCCCTGccacctcccccactctctcacAAGACGTGCATcgcactcctccctccccccgctgtCAAACATCACACGTGTCGCCGCCTTCGCAATGATAGGAGGAGAGCACAAGAAGGAGCGGTTCAGCGAGCGCCTGTCCATGGCCCAGAACCAGCCCAAGAACCGCGGCTACCTCCCGGGGACGCATCTTAAGACGGGCGGCTATGGCACCAGTATACTAATGGGCAACTGGAGTGAGGAGCGCTTCGACGCAGGGTACTACGACGGCAAGGCGCTTGTCGCATCCAGTCTGCGCACGCCGTGGAGCACAACGTACCGTGAGATGGTGCAGAACGTCGCGACACCGGCCGGCTTCAGTGCCTCCGCGTCCGGCGCCGCCCCGTGCGATCGCACACAATTCTCTCAGGAGACTTTCATGGCCATTGAGGACCATACGGAGAGCTCGTACCCGGCCCACCAGCCCCACCTAGACCCCGCATGGCAGGAAACCCTACAGAGTACCCATCAGAGTACCTTCAAGACCACCTACATCCACCCCAATGTGCGGCGgcaggaggtgaaggcgtACGTGCCGCCAGTGCTGGGCGGCAAACCGTCGTCGCAGTCCACCGGTGTGCTGTTACGCCTTCGACGGCAACTAGAACTGGCACAGGAGTCGCCGGATGGCACTGCCGGGACATGTGCTGTCGTCAGTGCCTTTCCGGGCAACGTAATCTGCTCCCTCCGCAAGGCGTTGGCCGATGCGTGCACTGACCCCAACGGCTACATCAAtgccgaggagctgctggagggtttcgccgctgccggtgtcaCCGCCGTCCCCGCTGAGtgcgtggcgctgttgcgctACTTTGACCACGAGGGCAGTCAGACGGCGCCGTACGTAGCAATCGTTGATGCTGTTCGAGGAGAGATGAACAGCCGCCGGGCCGACCTTGTTGAAAGTGCCTATGGCCTCCTGCGCACTCTGAGCACTGACGGCGTTGTCCGTCTCGATAAGCTGGTTGAGTGGGTTGACGTAGAGCAGCTGCCGGCAGTGCAGTCGGGCTCCGTGAGTGCGGATGCAGCACGCACCACCTTCGCCGCCCAGTGGGATGCCCGTAAGCCAACAACGCACATCACGCAGGCTCGCTTCGCCGACTTCTTCGCCGATGTATCCTTTGAGATTCCACTGGACAACATGTTcgagctggtgctgcgtaACATCTGGCATATGAGCGGCGGCCGTGGCAGCTGCGAAAACACGTCCTGCAGACGAGTGGAGGTGGTTCACACGAACGGGCGAGTGACCAAGGACGAGATCAAGAACGACCTGCTCATAAAGGACACAGGCGAC
Protein-coding sequences here:
- a CDS encoding hypothetical protein (TriTrypDB/GeneDB-style sysID: LpmP.19.0320); this encodes MIGGEHKKERFSERLSMAQNQPKNRGYLPGTHLKTGGYGTSILMGNWSEERFDAGYYDGKALVASSLRTPWSTTYREMVQNVATPAGFSASASGAAPCDRTQFSQETFMAIEDHTESSYPAHQPHLDPAWQETLQSTHQSTFKTTYIHPNVRRQEVKAYVPPVLGGKPSSQSTGVLLRLRRQLELAQESPDGTAGTCAVVSAFPGNVICSLRKALADACTDPNGYINAEELLEGFAAAGVTAVPAECVALLRYFDHEGSQTAPYVAIVDAVRGEMNSRRADLVESAYGLLRTLSTDGVVRLDKLVEWVDVEQLPAVQSGSVSADAARTTFAAQWDARKPTTHITQARFADFFADVSFEIPLDNMFELVLRNIWHMSGGRGSCENTSCRRVEVVHTNGRVTKDEIKNDLLIKDTGDEAALESLLRANLAKQGIKDVKSVRVASPA
- a CDS encoding hypothetical protein (TriTrypDB/GeneDB-style sysID: LpmP.19.0310), translated to MKKQIKWKAHKGVVLCADWSRMSGMIVTGGEDGVYKVWDPHGCSIFVSAAGEHPITSVRFAADGESFAVGSFMNVRVCDKTGWSHSYERTTEGSAMALDWMPDGTQMILGNGTGALSIAQIVDRKVSWGPYSVTLLDSRRLTVQDVVKDTVQEIELADKVIKVELGCGYLVVCTTTQCCCYSMDRLNAPVQFDLRDPVISIILGLRQFLLADCSQGLQVFSYEGRQISVLRLQVALKPDIMTINLLSLSPDTVAMRDPADASHILFFDVSSGKLFDDASVAHHLDIVSVHLSQSGSLHDRKIAFIDRNNDLYFGPVHTKLGFHKLSTMTTSVSWHDAHETLVAIADGHFATWYYPSTIFTDRDLLSLTKTVRDDGHAEFTRNDRITHFHHTRVLVRRGGDGALLTLPVSPYPVMIFQLVTQKNNWEGATRLARFLKDQLLWAVLTALALRAGELNVAEIGYGALSDLAKVRYIHYIKGIPTPEARQAELALLQHRPAEAERILLQAGLVYRCIDMCTRLFRWERALEIAKERKTHLDTVLGRRERYLQEVSQKETLAPFKDLSGKVKIDWAVIEEKVKQEAAKELERPNARPYA
- a CDS encoding intraflagellar transport protein component, putative (TriTrypDB/GeneDB-style sysID: LpmP.19.0300), coding for MTEITAANRGKVNEMWLNAAADGKSEAAAAPPPTQHTKLCFNTCRQEQYHPNKGYRHLARKLRQGGTVDMNKEDITLDRLSANDIVLFPAPQTPFSEGDIKVIRQYVEGGGSVMILLGDGHGGQYSYLNKALEDWTGITINEDCVVRTVLHRYLHPKEVRVTNGITNRAINKAAGKNVFGAVGGLPRSAFGGGAGSAVAKGTTSTMGLGSTLTTLNRTLGGGQATNATLLAQGPPAGGTVAMAGEEAEQEATSLVFVYPYGLTFNVQRPAIPLLSSGFMAYPLNRPIAAAWECPKVVEHLGRQKQGRLLLIGTAQLFDDAWIEKEENSALASVLFDYLNHRLKLNQIDADEPDITDYHHLPDTASLSERLRVAVEQHEELPRDFTQLFELDSFKIDTDKIPDVVDTYSKLSVKVEPLTLIPPEFQTPLPPVKPAVFEAIHRDPPAPGLDLFDLDEEFAPERVRLSQLTNKCKADDVEYYILQAAEVMGVTKKLRSPRNRDPRALLDYVFRQVVDYKKVNNGPVASQEARLGGTTGEAGADNAAAAAAAQNMMRVIRVSNDGTGDATPFDENPRWSLYLEADFAKGTIEGHLQLLRDSSRFGAQEARIEGDIKPPGEREYPMEWGVVLDAVNGEQIIYVFLAVIQGNQLRGVCEQGGSGGGNTRNFLYTLEEL
- a CDS encoding membrane protein, putative (TriTrypDB/GeneDB-style sysID: LpmP.19.0290) encodes the protein MDTRKSTSLLDGFLSSLSMILVSEIGDKTFFIACLMAMRHPKLTVYIGALGALAAMTVLSALMGVVVPNLLSVQVTQMLAVVLFMVFGGKILYDELIRRKANDEESEDEMSEAAAALRRRDPNDPAETGSVASSTYMSVPARRWRTLLNPVMVEAFTLTFVAEWGDRSQLATIALAAAKSPYGVTVGGILGHAICTGGAVLCGNLIAQRVSMKTVNVLGGVLFIIFGLVTFYELANGEHEITKTHELPEKMQ